From Gemmatimonadota bacterium, the proteins below share one genomic window:
- the larA gene encoding nickel-dependent lactate racemase, with protein MNITLDYHKTGLEVRVPDENLVAVLNMRDTPPLDDPAKATREALMRPVAGPPLETIASGRRNACVVVSDITRPVPHDIILPPLLECLERSGLEPEDITLLVATGLHAPMDEDQLRETLTDAVVDRYPVVNHVARNGKEQAFLGTTTTGIPIHVDRRYVESDLKVLTGLIEAHFMAGYSGGRKLVAPGLVGVETIEHLHGPKILEHPSATTGVLDGNPLHEASLEIARRAGVDFILNVSMDEDRRVTGVFAGELDQAHRYGVAHVDGMVVATVEEPVDIVVTSSA; from the coding sequence GTGAACATCACACTCGATTACCACAAGACCGGGCTCGAAGTGCGTGTCCCGGACGAAAACCTGGTTGCGGTCCTGAACATGCGGGACACGCCGCCGCTGGATGACCCCGCCAAGGCGACCCGGGAGGCTCTCATGCGGCCCGTGGCGGGTCCGCCGCTCGAGACCATCGCCTCGGGACGCCGGAACGCCTGCGTGGTGGTTTCCGACATCACCCGTCCCGTCCCCCACGACATTATCCTTCCGCCCCTGTTGGAATGCCTGGAACGGAGCGGACTCGAACCGGAGGACATCACCCTGCTGGTCGCTACCGGGCTGCACGCCCCCATGGATGAAGACCAACTCCGGGAGACCCTGACCGATGCCGTGGTGGATCGGTATCCCGTCGTCAACCACGTCGCACGCAACGGGAAGGAACAGGCCTTCCTGGGAACCACCACCACCGGGATCCCGATCCACGTGGACCGCAGATACGTGGAGAGCGATCTCAAGGTGCTGACCGGGTTGATCGAGGCGCACTTCATGGCCGGTTATTCGGGCGGGCGCAAGCTGGTCGCGCCCGGCTTGGTCGGAGTGGAAACAATTGAGCACCTGCATGGTCCGAAGATCCTGGAACACCCCAGCGCGACGACCGGCGTGCTCGACGGCAACCCCCTCCACGAGGCCTCGCTGGAAATCGCCCGGCGGGCCGGAGTCGATTTCATCCTGAACGTCTCCATGGACGAGGATCGCCGCGTCACCGGGGTGTTCGCCGGCGAGCTCGACCAGGCGCACCGATACGGGGTCGCCCACGTGGACGGCATGGTGGTGGCCACCGTCGAGGAACCGGTGGATATCGTCGTAACCTCGTCGGCCG
- the tadA gene encoding tRNA adenosine(34) deaminase TadA: MRSNDGEHEEWLGLALDEARSAGAAGDVPVGAVIVHDGAVVGRGQNRVERLRDPTAHAEMLAIREACAALGYERLAGAALYVTLEPCAMCAGAIVLARLDSLVYGAADPKTGACGSLRDIARDKRLNHQVEVTGGVLAETCSGLLKDFFRVKRGAGDPAVEPRLPERCESG, from the coding sequence ATGAGAAGCAACGACGGCGAACACGAAGAATGGCTCGGGCTGGCACTGGATGAAGCCAGGTCGGCAGGGGCCGCCGGCGATGTGCCCGTCGGGGCAGTGATCGTTCACGACGGCGCGGTAGTCGGCCGGGGCCAGAATCGCGTGGAGCGGTTGCGCGATCCCACCGCCCATGCCGAGATGCTCGCGATCCGCGAGGCCTGCGCCGCGCTGGGGTATGAACGGCTGGCCGGAGCCGCGCTCTACGTTACGCTGGAACCCTGTGCGATGTGCGCGGGTGCGATCGTGCTGGCCCGCCTGGACAGCCTCGTATACGGGGCTGCCGATCCCAAGACCGGAGCCTGCGGTTCTCTTCGCGATATCGCGCGGGACAAAAGGTTGAATCACCAGGTGGAAGTAACGGGGGGTGTGCTGGCGGAAACCTGTTCCGGGTTGCTGAAGGACTTCTTCAGGGTGAAACGCGGAGCGGGCGATCCGGCTGTCGAACCGAGGTTGCCGGAGAGGTGCGAGAGTGGTTGA
- a CDS encoding gamma carbonic anhydrase family protein: MTSNRYVHHTPRIHSSAFVAESADLIGAIDIGKDASVWYQVVIRADDEPVTIGEGTNVQDGSVIHIDAGMPTVLGKGVTVGHRAIVHGAVVEDHALISMGAVILSGARIGRHSIIGAGALVLENMDVPSGSLVVGVPGRVVRSVTDEQIERIHRTAEGYVERGKIYLERRERGSS; the protein is encoded by the coding sequence ATGACCTCCAACAGGTATGTCCACCATACTCCCCGCATCCATTCTTCCGCCTTCGTGGCGGAGAGCGCCGACCTGATCGGAGCGATCGACATCGGCAAGGACGCGAGCGTCTGGTACCAGGTGGTGATCCGGGCGGACGACGAACCGGTCACCATCGGCGAGGGGACCAACGTGCAGGACGGCAGCGTCATCCACATCGACGCCGGCATGCCCACCGTGCTGGGCAAGGGCGTAACCGTAGGGCACCGCGCCATCGTCCACGGCGCGGTGGTGGAGGACCACGCACTGATCTCCATGGGCGCCGTGATCCTCAGCGGCGCGCGAATCGGCAGGCACAGCATCATCGGCGCCGGCGCACTGGTGCTGGAGAACATGGACGTGCCGTCGGGGTCCCTTGTCGTGGGTGTCCCGGGCCGCGTGGTGCGCTCCGTCACCGACGAGCAGATCGAACGCATACACCGGACCGCGGAAGGGTACGTCGAACGGGGCAAAATCTATCTCGAACGGCGGGAGCGCGGTTCCTCCTGA